The Coffea eugenioides isolate CCC68of chromosome 8, Ceug_1.0, whole genome shotgun sequence genome has a segment encoding these proteins:
- the LOC113780852 gene encoding F-box/LRR-repeat protein At3g26922-like, with product MEKKAKKARSAPPQSRQKDWIDQLPEEILGNILSRMAMKEAARTSILSRRWRNLWKVYGSHLDFDASETMRLMFDGVKERHIEAPKYRDWVNQVLDSHEGSSLERLRIAFDLGGSYIYATAVDKWIDFAIVKRVQRLEVDLTAAAGCYTCSDSVYTFPSWLLDLPSDFPSFDRLTVLCLKSVSITEEDLAYFLSTCPFLEQLTVENSSSLQNFRVSGQSLKLKHLEIGYCQKLQNVEVSAASLVSFKYAGPRINICLIEVPELALVSFSNQYCEKFIINSPSSLYLSRLEKLELDLRFTGSARCVGFPSNFPEFSNLKHMELKFVAVADESALFFSSIIGASPGLIKLTLKYDIDWATRHQTLSNPEVFRNQGMLDVCEKEWEEQARRYSHKCLNVIEFVGWAGIKTDVQLANYLLETAISLEKIIVDCRIPRYTRTAWNEELSPMPRNREAALLSAKELQRKLPPRAQLIIV from the exons ATGGAGAAAAAGGCGAAGAAGGCCCGTAGTGCACCACCGCAGTCGCGCCAGAAG GATTGGATTGATCAGTTGCCGGAAGAAATTCTGGGAAACATATTGTCACGCATGGCGATGAAAGAGGCAGCAAGGACAAGTATCCTTTCTCGTAGGTGGAGGAACCTCTGGAAAGTTTATGGTAGCCATTTGGATTTTGATGCATCGGAAACAATGCGGCTTATGTTCGATGGGGTTAAAGAACGCCACATCGAAGCACCAAAATATCGAGATTGGGTTAATCAAGTCTTAGATTCCCATGAAGGTTCATCATTAGAACGACTGAGAATTGCTTTTGACTTGGGCGGGTCATATATTTATGCAACTGCTGTCGACAAATGGATCGACTTTGCCATCGTGAAAAGAGTCCAAAGGCTTGAAGTGGATCTGACTGCAGCTGCCGGATGTTATACGTGTTCTGATAGTGTCTATACTTTCCCGTCCTGGTTGCTGGATTTACCTTCTGATTTTCCGAGTTTTGACAGACTAACAGTCCTGTGCTTGAAGTCTGTTTCGATAACTGAAGAAGATCTGGCATACTTCTTATCAACATGTCCTTTCCTCGAGCAACTAACGGTGGAAAATTCTTCCTCTCTGCAAAACTTCAGAGTTTCGGGTCAGTCACTCAAGTTGAAGCACTTGGAGATTGGATATTGCCAGAAGTTGCAGAATGTTGAGGTTTCAGCTGCAAGTCTTGTATCTTTCAAATACGCCGGGCCAAGGATAAACATATGCCTAATAGAAGTTCCAGAACTCGCTTTAGTTTCCTTTAGTAATCAATACTGTGAGAAGTTCATCATCAATTCTCCAAGTTCTTTGTATCTCTCTCGGCTGGAGAAACTGGAATTGGATCTGAGGTTCACG GGTTCAGCAAGATGCGTAGGTTTTCCATCTAATTTTCCGGAattcagcaaccttaagcacaTGGAATTGAAATTTGTAGCAGTTGCCGATGAAAGTGCTCTCTTCTTCAGCTCCATCATAGGTGCATCTCCTGGACTAATTAAGTTGACATTGAAGTATGACATTGATTGGGCAACAAGACACCAAACCTTATCAAATCCAGAAGTATTTAGAAACCAAGGAATGTTAGACGTGTGTGAGAAGGAGTGGGAAGAGCAAGCAAGGAGATACAGTCACAAGTGTCTCAACGTGATCGAATTTGTTGGTTGGGCTGGGATCAAGACCGATGTTCAACTTGCCAATTATTTGCTCGAGACTGCCATCTCACTAGAGAAGATCATAGTTGATTGCCGAATTCCTCGTTATACTCGAACAGCATGGAATGAAGAGCTCAGTCCAATGCCAAGGAACAGGGAAGCTGCTTTACTAAGTGCGAAGGAGCTTCAGAGGAAACTACCTCCCAGAGCCCAGTTGATTATAGTTTAG
- the LOC113781380 gene encoding L-lactate dehydrogenase B-like, whose amino-acid sequence MKKAESSSTLGPGGLDISKAFFKPILNSAPPSPTKRHTKISVIGAGNVGMAIAQTILTQDLADELALVDAQPDKLRGEMLDLQHAAAFLPRTKIHASLDYSITAGSDLCIVTAGARQIPGESRLNLIQRNLVLFKNIIPPLAKYSPDSILLIVSNPVDALTYVAWKLSGFHPNRVIGSGTNLDSSRFRFLLADHLDVNAQDVQAYIVGEHGDSSVALWSSITVGGVPVLSYLDRQKIAYEKETLENIRKEVVESAYEVIDLKGYTSWAIGYSVANLARSLLRDQRRIHPVSVLATGLFGIDGGHVFLSLPAQLGRTGVMGVANVELTDYEARQLRNSATTILEVQSQLDIEDL is encoded by the exons ATGAAAAAGGCTGAATCATCTTCCACATTAGGCCCGGGTGGCCTAGACATCTCCAAAGCCTTCTTCAAACCCATTCTCAATTCCGCTCCACCTTCACCCACAAAAAGGCACACCAAAATCTCGGTCATCGGTGCTGGAAACGTCGGCATGGCCATAGCTCAAACCATCCTCACCCAAGACCTTGCCGATGAGCTAGCCCTCGTTGACGCCCAGCCCGACAAGCTCCGCGGAGAAATGCTTGACCTCCAACACGCGGCTGCTTTCTTACCAAGGACCAAAATCCATGCTTCCCTGGACTACTCAATCACGGCAGGGTCGGATCTTTGCATTGTCACAGCAGGTGCCCGGCAGATCCCGGGCGAGAGTAGGCTGAATCTTATCCAGAGGAATCTGGTCTTGTTTAAAAATATCATTCCTCCGTTGGCCAAGTATTCTCCGGATTCTATACTCCTGATCGTGTCCAATCCCGTAGATGCTTTGACCTACGTGGCCTGGAAACTTTCCGGTTTTCATCCAAATCGAGTTATTGGATCTGGAACGAACTTGGATTCTTCTAGGTTCCGGTTTTTGCTTGCTGATCATCTCGACGTCAATGCTCAGGACGTGCAG GCATACATTGTTGGGGAGCATGGAGATAGTTCAGTGGCGCTTTGGTCAAGCATAACCGTGGGAGGAGTGCCGGTGCTTAGCTATTTAGACAGGCAGAAAATTGCGTACGAGAAAGAAACTCTCGAAAACATTCGGAAAGAAGTTGTGGAGAGCGCATATGAAGTAATTGATCTTAAGGGTTACACTTCTTGGGCAATTGGCTACTCAGTGGCTAACTTGGCTCGATCCCTCCTGAGGGATCAGAGAAGGATTCATCCTGTCTCGGTTCTTGCTACAGGCCTATTTGGAATTGATGGTGGACATGTTTTTCTGAGCTTGCCTGCTCAACTTGGTCGGACTGGAGTCATGGGTGTGGCCAATGTGGAGTTGACGGACTATGAAGCACGGCAACTCAGGAACTCTGCTACTACGATTTTGGAGGTGCAGAGCCAATTGGATATCGAGGACCTTTAA
- the LOC113779798 gene encoding NADH dehydrogenase [ubiquinone] 1 beta subcomplex subunit 8, mitochondrial, whose translation MAGRLSHMASRIMGGNGVVARSVGSSLRLRSGMGLPVGKHIVPDKPVPVNDELVWDNGTPFPEPCIDRIAETVGKYEALAWMCGGLGFFASLGLLAVWNDKASKIPYTPKVYPYDNLRAELGEEP comes from the exons ATGGCTGGCAGACTGAGTCACATGGCATCCCGCATCATGGGCGGCAATGGCGTCGTCGCCCGCTCCGTTGGCTCATCCCTTCGCCTCCGCTCTGGCATGGGCCTACCTGTTGGCAAACATATCGTCCCAGACAAACCT GTTCCGGTGAATGATGAGCTGGTATGGGACAAcggaactccatttccggaACCTTGTATTGATCGAATTGCTGAAACAGTTGGAAAG TATGAAGCATTGGCTTGGATGTGTGGAGGATTAGGGTTTTTCGCGAGCCTTGGACTGTTAGCTGTTTGGAATGACAAAGCTTCAAAAATCCCATAT ACGCCAAAGGTCTATCCATATGACAATCTCAGAGCGGAGCTTGGTGAAGAACCCTAG